One Candidatus Binataceae bacterium DNA window includes the following coding sequences:
- a CDS encoding ABC transporter permease — MLGRLRQMLVKEFIQLLRDPKARFVLFAPALIQMMVFGYAATFEVRHVPTAVLDLDHSQESRELIARFAASPYFDIRYRLQRREEIRTLIDASDVYLAIEIHPGFAELLRKGRTAPLQVILDGTNSNTALIAYGYVSRIAETFAQDQLRDRLNRTDPGLVAVVPGVVLEPRPWFNADLLSRWFIVPGLIGSIVLLTVVQLTAFAVVRERELGTFEQIMVTPIKRSEFILGKTVPFFLVGLADTAVVATVGTLWFGVPFRGSAPLLLLGAALFLLSMLGIGLLISTSATTQQQAMVTGFFVVMPSITLSGLGTPVSSMPPALQWICEFNPLSHFLVVLRGLYLKGVGLGVLWPNMLAMALIGAALLAFTTTRLRKSLD; from the coding sequence ATGCTTGGCAGGCTGCGGCAGATGCTGGTCAAGGAATTCATCCAGCTCCTGCGCGATCCCAAGGCGCGGTTCGTGCTGTTTGCACCAGCGCTTATCCAGATGATGGTGTTTGGTTACGCGGCGACCTTCGAAGTGCGCCACGTGCCAACTGCGGTGCTCGACCTCGACCATAGCCAGGAGAGCCGGGAGTTGATCGCTCGCTTTGCCGCGAGTCCCTACTTCGACATCCGTTACCGCCTCCAGCGCCGTGAGGAGATACGCACGCTTATCGACGCGAGCGACGTCTACCTTGCGATCGAAATTCATCCGGGCTTCGCGGAGCTGCTGCGCAAGGGGCGTACGGCCCCGCTGCAGGTGATCCTGGATGGCACCAACTCCAACACGGCGCTCATCGCCTATGGCTACGTGTCGCGCATCGCGGAAACCTTCGCGCAGGATCAATTGCGCGACCGGCTGAATCGCACCGACCCCGGCCTGGTCGCCGTGGTGCCTGGCGTCGTGCTCGAACCGCGGCCCTGGTTCAACGCTGACCTGCTCAGCCGGTGGTTTATCGTGCCGGGCCTTATCGGCAGCATCGTGCTGCTCACCGTGGTGCAGCTCACGGCGTTCGCCGTGGTCAGGGAGCGCGAGCTGGGGACCTTCGAGCAGATCATGGTCACGCCGATCAAACGGTCGGAGTTCATCCTGGGCAAGACGGTGCCCTTTTTCCTGGTTGGACTCGCCGACACGGCGGTGGTGGCGACGGTGGGCACGCTGTGGTTCGGCGTGCCCTTCCGCGGCAGCGCGCCGCTGCTGCTGCTGGGGGCCGCGCTGTTCCTGCTCAGCATGCTCGGCATCGGGCTGCTGATTTCGACCTCCGCGACGACTCAGCAGCAGGCGATGGTGACCGGCTTCTTTGTCGTGATGCCGTCGATCACCCTATCCGGGCTCGGAACGCCGGTGAGTTCGATGCCGCCGGCGCTGCAGTGGATTTGCGAGTTCAACCCGCTGAGCCACTTCCTGGTGGTCCTGCGCGGCCTCTATCTGAAGGGTGTGGGCCTCGGCGTGTTGTGGCCGAACATGCTGGCGATGGCGCTGATCGGAGCGGCGCTGCTCGCCTTCACCACGACCAGGCTGCGCAAATCGCTTGACTAG
- a CDS encoding universal stress protein → MAFPYGKIMCPVDFTENSLVALDRAAEIARHFGAKLILVHAVPLVAQVGNFPMPASVYAEQEKTAKARLAEIAGQKLGDLGYESIVFIGDVVGGILQAVVQFKPDLLVMATHGRGAVAHFFLGSVAEAVVRKAECPVLTVRNPGPASHSAKG, encoded by the coding sequence ATGGCTTTTCCTTATGGCAAAATAATGTGTCCCGTCGATTTCACCGAGAACTCCCTCGTTGCTCTGGACCGGGCCGCTGAAATCGCCCGGCACTTCGGCGCAAAGCTTATCCTGGTACATGCGGTCCCACTGGTCGCACAGGTCGGAAACTTTCCGATGCCCGCAAGCGTCTATGCGGAGCAGGAGAAGACCGCCAAGGCCAGGCTGGCCGAGATCGCCGGACAAAAACTCGGCGACCTCGGGTACGAGTCGATCGTCTTCATCGGCGACGTCGTCGGCGGCATCCTGCAAGCCGTTGTTCAATTCAAGCCGGACCTGCTGGTGATGGCTACTCACGGGCGCGGCGCGGTCGCACATTTTTTTCTTGGAAGCGTGGCCGAAGCCGTGGTGCGCAAAGCCGAGTGTCCGGTTCTGACCGTTCGAAATCCGGGGCCGGCTTCGCACTCGGCCAAGGGCTGA
- a CDS encoding sigma-54 dependent transcriptional regulator has product MVQRILIVDDEPDMTETCRRALGSAGYQCFTSNDAREALTLLASERPDLLLTDLRMPEMDGMEMLRRAKEVDSQIPVLMLTAHATLESAVAAVKAGAFDFIAKPFSIDQLKLAVERALTWRRQQNEILQLREQLGIVGFENIIGRSNALQQVLELVRKAARSDANILVLGESGTGKELIARAVRANSPRAAQPFVAVDCASLPENLLESELFGHEKGAFTGAIAAKQGLVEMANRGTLFLDELGELPLGLQVKFLRALQERQIRRVGGTRPIDVDIRVVCATNRDLRELVKGGAFREDLYYRIAVIDIALPPLRERPGDVELLAMSFLAKFARRDTAAPRGFEPEAMAALETYSWPGNVRELQNVVERACALTEGEMITLADLPAHLRTVAPAPSARPPAADTASKLTLKEAKERWISDLESAYVAELLRREGGNVSQAARKAGVDRKTLHRLLNKHSIR; this is encoded by the coding sequence ATGGTGCAGCGCATACTCATCGTCGACGACGAACCGGATATGACCGAAACCTGCCGCCGCGCCCTCGGCTCGGCCGGCTACCAGTGCTTCACAAGCAATGACGCGCGAGAAGCTTTGACCTTGCTTGCCTCGGAGCGGCCCGATCTGCTGCTCACCGATTTGCGCATGCCGGAGATGGATGGGATGGAGATGCTGCGGAGGGCGAAGGAGGTCGATTCGCAAATCCCGGTCCTGATGCTCACCGCGCATGCGACGCTGGAATCCGCGGTGGCGGCGGTCAAGGCCGGCGCCTTTGACTTTATTGCTAAGCCGTTTTCCATCGATCAGCTCAAGCTCGCGGTCGAGCGCGCGCTGACCTGGCGGCGGCAGCAAAACGAGATCCTCCAATTGCGCGAACAACTAGGGATTGTCGGCTTTGAAAACATCATCGGGCGCAGCAACGCGCTGCAGCAGGTGTTGGAGCTGGTGCGCAAGGCGGCGCGCTCCGACGCCAATATCCTGGTGCTGGGCGAGTCGGGGACCGGAAAAGAGCTGATCGCGCGAGCGGTCCGTGCCAATAGCCCACGCGCGGCGCAGCCCTTCGTCGCGGTCGATTGCGCCTCGCTGCCGGAGAATCTGCTCGAGTCGGAGCTCTTCGGCCATGAGAAGGGAGCGTTTACCGGGGCGATCGCCGCGAAGCAGGGGCTCGTCGAAATGGCCAATCGCGGCACCCTTTTTCTGGACGAGCTTGGCGAGCTGCCGCTGGGCCTGCAGGTCAAGTTCCTGCGCGCGCTCCAGGAGCGGCAAATTCGACGGGTCGGCGGCACGCGGCCAATCGACGTCGATATTCGCGTGGTCTGCGCCACCAACCGCGACCTGCGCGAATTGGTGAAGGGAGGCGCGTTCCGCGAGGATCTCTACTACCGCATCGCGGTCATCGACATCGCGCTCCCGCCGCTGCGCGAGCGTCCGGGCGACGTCGAGCTGCTGGCCATGAGCTTTCTTGCGAAATTCGCTCGCCGCGATACGGCCGCGCCACGGGGCTTCGAGCCCGAAGCGATGGCGGCGCTGGAGACGTATTCGTGGCCGGGCAATGTGCGCGAACTGCAGAACGTGGTCGAGCGAGCTTGCGCTCTGACCGAAGGCGAGATGATCACGCTTGCCGATTTGCCCGCTCATCTGAGGACCGTGGCGCCGGCGCCATCGGCGCGTCCACCCGCCGCCGATACCGCGAGCAAGCTCACCCTGAAAGAGGCCAAGGAGCGTTGGATAAGCGACCTCGAGTCCGCCTACGTCGCCGAACTGTTGCGGCGCGAGGGCGGCAACGTATCGCAGGCCGCGCGCAAGGCCGGCGTCGATCGCAAGACGCTCCATCGCCTGCTCAACAAACACAGCATCCGCTAG
- a CDS encoding ABC transporter ATP-binding protein, translated as MSDSAAQAVEVRGLSKRLGKVAAVDNVSFTAETGKIFGIVGPDGAGKTTILRILSGVTLADRGSAIVAGFDVGANPEAVKNHISYMPQRFGLYEDLTVDQNIRFYAELFGVDGRAREINAARLLQACGMSEFRGRLAAKLSGGMKQKLGLTCALIHRPRVILLDEPTTGVDPISRRDLWQILYSLLAEGVTVLIATAYLDEAERCHRLALLHQGRLMFCGSPAELKRSLPGAVLSVTSPEARKVEMRLAGAAGVSSVLLLGDAVRLVVDDAQARIGELSALLRAANLPFSEFIRTEPTVEDVFVSKISAAGAGPSFAWKSQGATS; from the coding sequence ATGAGTGATTCGGCGGCGCAGGCGGTCGAGGTCCGCGGCCTCAGCAAGCGGCTGGGCAAGGTCGCCGCGGTCGACAACGTCAGTTTCACGGCCGAAACCGGCAAAATTTTCGGCATCGTCGGCCCCGACGGCGCCGGCAAGACGACCATCCTGCGGATCCTGTCTGGAGTAACGTTGGCGGACCGAGGCAGCGCCATCGTGGCCGGGTTCGACGTCGGCGCCAATCCCGAAGCGGTCAAAAACCACATCAGCTACATGCCTCAGCGCTTTGGCCTCTACGAAGACCTGACGGTTGACCAGAATATCCGCTTCTATGCCGAACTGTTCGGAGTCGATGGGCGCGCGCGCGAAATCAACGCCGCACGATTGCTGCAGGCTTGCGGAATGAGCGAATTTCGCGGCCGCCTCGCCGCAAAGCTTTCCGGCGGGATGAAGCAGAAGCTCGGGCTTACCTGCGCGCTGATCCATCGCCCACGCGTGATCCTGCTCGACGAGCCGACGACCGGAGTCGATCCGATATCACGCAGGGACCTCTGGCAGATCCTCTACTCGCTTCTGGCCGAAGGCGTAACCGTGCTGATCGCGACCGCCTACCTCGACGAGGCCGAGCGATGCCATCGCCTTGCGCTCCTCCATCAGGGTCGGCTGATGTTTTGCGGGTCCCCGGCGGAACTCAAGCGAAGCTTGCCGGGGGCGGTGCTGTCGGTCACTTCGCCCGAGGCGCGCAAAGTTGAGATGCGGCTCGCAGGCGCCGCCGGAGTCTCGAGCGTCCTGCTCCTCGGCGACGCGGTCCGTCTGGTGGTGGACGACGCGCAAGCGCGAATCGGCGAGCTCAGCGCGCTGCTGCGCGCGGCGAATCTGCCGTTCTCCGAATTCATCCGCACCGAGCCTACGGTCGAGGACGTTTTCGTCTCGAAAATCAGCGCCGCGGGAGCCGGGCCTTCCTTTGCGTGGAAGTCGCAGGGAGCGACGTCGTGA
- a CDS encoding Hsp20/alpha crystallin family protein — protein MVPPEKWNPSRDLERFRHEVDDLLEKFGLERGTFRKDWESSGALRPAVESYVEGDKFVVRMELPGIDPQQIAIKVTGGVLTVKGSREQKTETRKSNFYRREIRYGSFERSISLPEGVKADDLKATYRDGILELTAAMPKEAVPKEVKVQIEGHGEKKDNGAKKTA, from the coding sequence ATGGTACCGCCGGAGAAATGGAACCCGTCGCGCGACCTGGAGCGATTCAGGCATGAAGTCGACGACCTGCTCGAAAAATTTGGCCTCGAGCGCGGCACGTTTCGCAAGGACTGGGAATCTTCCGGCGCGCTTCGACCGGCGGTGGAATCATACGTCGAGGGTGATAAGTTCGTTGTCAGGATGGAACTGCCTGGTATCGACCCGCAGCAGATTGCTATCAAGGTCACGGGTGGGGTCCTCACCGTGAAGGGCTCGCGTGAGCAAAAAACCGAGACCAGGAAAAGCAACTTCTATCGGCGCGAGATCCGTTACGGATCATTCGAACGGTCGATTTCGCTGCCGGAGGGAGTCAAAGCCGACGACCTCAAGGCCACCTATCGCGACGGCATTCTCGAGTTGACCGCGGCGATGCCCAAAGAAGCGGTGCCTAAAGAGGTCAAGGTCCAGATCGAAGGCCACGGCGAAAAAAAGGACAACGGCGCCAAAAAGACCGCTTGA
- a CDS encoding ABC transporter ATP-binding protein, with translation MEVAGSDVVNASMPARPAVSSAPSVSVDRLVKRFGKFVAVDEVSFETAPGEIFGFLGPNGSGKSTTIRMLCGLLRPSSGRATVAGIDVAAEPEAVRRHIGYMSQKFSLYQDLTVRENLRFFGGMYGVPARELAARIKWAVTMAGLDGRESTPACDLAGGWKQRLALGCAVLHRPPIVFLDEPTSGVDPMSRRHFWNIIHQMSDDGTTVFVTTHYMEEAEYCNRLALVARGRIVALGRPSELKHRFASGALLRVECAPLSEAAEAARSAPGVIESAIFGGGLHLTAVKDLSIEGLAQYLAALGIRVLAIERIGPTLEDVFVSLTRDRPNTAAQGH, from the coding sequence GTGGAAGTCGCAGGGAGCGACGTCGTGAACGCCTCGATGCCGGCGCGACCGGCCGTTAGCAGCGCGCCCTCGGTCAGCGTGGATCGCCTGGTCAAACGGTTCGGCAAGTTCGTGGCCGTCGACGAGGTCAGCTTCGAGACCGCGCCGGGAGAGATTTTCGGCTTCCTCGGACCCAACGGCTCGGGCAAATCCACAACCATCCGGATGCTGTGCGGATTGCTGAGGCCGAGCTCGGGGCGCGCCACGGTGGCGGGGATCGACGTTGCGGCCGAACCCGAAGCGGTGCGTCGGCACATCGGCTACATGTCGCAAAAATTCTCGCTGTACCAGGATCTGACGGTCCGCGAGAACCTGCGCTTTTTTGGCGGGATGTACGGAGTGCCGGCCCGCGAGTTGGCCGCGCGCATCAAATGGGCGGTGACGATGGCCGGGCTCGACGGACGCGAATCGACCCCGGCTTGCGACCTGGCAGGCGGATGGAAGCAGCGGCTGGCGCTCGGATGCGCGGTGCTGCATCGGCCGCCGATCGTGTTCCTCGACGAACCGACCTCCGGCGTCGATCCGATGTCGCGGCGGCATTTCTGGAACATCATCCATCAGATGTCCGATGACGGCACAACCGTGTTCGTAACGACGCATTACATGGAGGAGGCGGAGTATTGTAACCGCCTCGCGCTCGTCGCGCGTGGCCGGATCGTCGCGCTGGGGCGGCCGTCCGAGCTCAAGCATCGTTTCGCCTCGGGCGCGCTGCTGCGGGTTGAGTGCGCGCCGCTTAGCGAAGCGGCCGAGGCGGCACGCTCGGCGCCCGGAGTGATCGAATCCGCGATCTTCGGCGGCGGCCTGCACCTGACGGCGGTGAAAGATCTGTCGATCGAAGGCCTCGCGCAGTATCTGGCGGCGCTTGGAATCCGCGTCCTGGCCATCGAGCGCATCGGGCCCACGCTGGAAGACGTGTTCGTTTCGCTTACGCGCGATCGGCCGAATACTGCGGCGCAAGGGCACTAG
- a CDS encoding ATP-binding protein produces the protein MGNEDHTTGGRSICKWTIRVQICCLAMAGTPNPKAPSLLSDPKNRVVIAYCFVAFTWLAVSELFWPAPHSLANRLIFVAGTAALMVVLRWWGWSEAHRYASQLQESGVIADVFFHAAGQGILMVAPDGKMVRANAAVEQMFGYGHGELEGRPVEILVPERVLGQHVAHRASFMKAPRSRPMGIGLDLAGRRKDGSEFPLEISLNYVAPVTASQFVVCFITDISERVAFERQTRQAETMNALGSIAAGIAHDLNNPLAIISSRSELMLSLLDVGNPDLRQDLEVLRRNAQRASRIATGLLTLAAQRASERQPVNINELVEASLLLIGGEFRRSNIEIITSLDRNVPLVPGDPTALQRVLMNLVMNARDAMPEGGNLTIVSGPARDQAGMLQLSVADTGAGIPADVLPKLFDIFFTTKTSGTGLGLWLAYRTLREHSGRIEVESEPGKGTKFTLTLPTIRDRAIAEGSREGS, from the coding sequence ATGGGTAATGAAGACCACACGACGGGAGGCCGCAGCATTTGTAAATGGACGATCAGGGTGCAAATCTGCTGCCTTGCCATGGCGGGAACACCTAATCCGAAAGCACCGTCCCTTCTGAGCGATCCCAAGAATCGGGTCGTGATTGCCTATTGCTTCGTCGCGTTCACATGGCTTGCCGTCTCGGAGCTTTTTTGGCCTGCGCCGCATTCGCTGGCAAACCGGCTCATCTTCGTCGCAGGAACGGCGGCGTTGATGGTCGTGTTGCGGTGGTGGGGGTGGAGCGAGGCTCACCGGTACGCCTCGCAACTGCAGGAAAGCGGCGTCATAGCGGACGTCTTTTTCCACGCGGCTGGACAAGGGATCCTGATGGTGGCGCCCGACGGAAAGATGGTGCGCGCCAACGCGGCGGTCGAGCAAATGTTCGGCTACGGACACGGAGAACTCGAAGGCCGGCCCGTTGAAATCCTGGTGCCTGAGCGCGTGCTGGGCCAACACGTCGCGCATCGCGCGAGCTTCATGAAGGCGCCGCGGTCGCGCCCCATGGGGATCGGGCTGGATCTCGCGGGACGGCGCAAGGACGGCAGCGAATTCCCCCTCGAAATCAGCCTTAACTATGTCGCGCCGGTAACCGCTAGTCAGTTCGTCGTCTGCTTTATCACGGATATCAGCGAGCGCGTGGCGTTCGAACGCCAGACCAGGCAGGCCGAAACGATGAATGCGCTCGGTTCGATCGCGGCTGGAATCGCGCACGACCTCAACAATCCGCTCGCGATTATCTCCTCGCGTTCCGAGCTGATGCTCTCTCTGCTGGATGTCGGAAATCCCGATCTGCGCCAGGATCTCGAGGTTCTCCGGCGCAACGCCCAACGGGCAAGCCGCATCGCGACCGGACTGTTGACGCTGGCCGCCCAGCGCGCGAGCGAGCGCCAGCCCGTCAATATCAATGAGCTGGTTGAAGCATCTCTCCTGTTGATCGGCGGAGAATTTCGCCGCTCGAACATCGAGATCATCACTTCGCTTGACCGCAACGTCCCACTGGTTCCAGGCGATCCCACGGCGTTGCAGCGAGTGCTGATGAATCTGGTGATGAATGCGCGTGATGCGATGCCCGAGGGGGGCAACCTGACCATCGTGAGCGGGCCGGCGCGGGACCAGGCCGGGATGCTGCAATTGTCCGTCGCCGACACCGGGGCAGGCATTCCGGCGGACGTGTTGCCGAAGCTCTTCGATATCTTTTTTACCACCAAGACAAGCGGGACCGGACTGGGACTGTGGCTTGCATACCGCACCCTTCGCGAACACAGCGGTAGGATCGAAGTAGAATCGGAGCCCGGAAAAGGAACAAAATTTACGCTGACGCTGCCCACTATCCGGGATCGGGCCATCGCCGAAGGGAGTCGCGAAGGGTCATGA
- a CDS encoding HlyD family efflux transporter periplasmic adaptor subunit, which yields MGSESRWFAGLWKGAPQTTLTISGNIEAHESVLSFKQVQSRIVELPFDEGQWVHHGDLIARLDDADYRQKVELARATSDQSQQQYSLALANLEAAKKGVQSDEADLNQKTVDYKRAQALYEAKVTSTQMRDLAETAFRQSEAVWMRDKALTVAAERNVEATLAAVRSAAENLKLSEIILGYTVLRAPFDGVMLTRQAEVGEVMLPGTPVATLADIDHVWVRAYINETDIGRVRFGQSVTVTTDTYPGKRYAGRISAIASKAEFTPKSVETHAERVTLVYRIKIDVYNPTHELVPGMPVDAEIALGPSKSTALVPSASHE from the coding sequence ATGGGCTCCGAGTCCCGCTGGTTTGCCGGCCTATGGAAAGGTGCGCCGCAAACGACCTTGACGATTTCCGGGAATATCGAAGCTCATGAAAGCGTGCTTAGCTTCAAACAGGTGCAATCGCGGATCGTCGAATTACCCTTCGACGAGGGCCAATGGGTGCACCACGGCGATCTGATCGCGCGTCTCGATGACGCCGACTATCGTCAGAAAGTGGAACTCGCGCGTGCGACTTCTGACCAGAGCCAGCAGCAGTACAGCCTCGCGCTTGCAAACCTGGAGGCTGCGAAAAAAGGGGTCCAGAGCGACGAGGCGGATCTCAACCAGAAAACGGTGGACTACAAGCGCGCGCAAGCGCTCTACGAGGCCAAGGTAACATCGACGCAGATGAGAGACCTCGCGGAAACCGCGTTCAGGCAATCTGAAGCGGTCTGGATGCGCGACAAGGCCTTGACCGTCGCCGCAGAGCGCAACGTCGAAGCAACGCTCGCGGCGGTTCGCAGCGCCGCGGAAAATCTCAAGCTCAGCGAGATCATCCTCGGCTATACGGTCCTCCGGGCACCGTTCGACGGCGTGATGCTGACGCGCCAGGCCGAGGTCGGAGAAGTGATGCTGCCCGGCACTCCGGTGGCAACGCTGGCCGATATCGACCATGTGTGGGTCCGCGCTTACATCAATGAAACCGATATCGGCCGGGTGCGGTTCGGACAGTCCGTGACCGTCACTACCGATACCTATCCGGGCAAGCGATACGCCGGGCGCATATCGGCGATCGCTTCGAAAGCCGAATTCACGCCGAAGAGCGTGGAGACGCACGCCGAGCGCGTGACGCTGGTCTATCGAATCAAGATTGACGTTTACAATCCGACCCATGAACTGGTCCCGGGGATGCCGGTTGATGCGGAAATCGCGCTCGGTCCGTCGAAATCGACAGCGCTCGTTCCCTCCGCGTCCCATGAGTGA
- a CDS encoding response regulator, with translation MPETILIVDDETEMADTCARVLRAGGFNCLVAYDSAKAFALMDSERPALVVSDITMPDSDGFEMARHASKKSPKIPVVLMTAYHTPEIARNVQQAGAAGYLRKPFPNAELIAIVKMLLRQHVNGKSEI, from the coding sequence ATGCCTGAAACCATTCTAATCGTCGATGATGAGACGGAGATGGCAGATACCTGCGCAAGGGTGCTGCGAGCGGGCGGATTCAACTGCCTGGTGGCCTACGACAGCGCAAAAGCGTTCGCACTGATGGATTCGGAACGGCCCGCATTGGTCGTCTCGGACATTACGATGCCGGACAGCGACGGCTTCGAGATGGCGCGTCACGCAAGCAAGAAGTCTCCGAAAATTCCAGTAGTTCTGATGACCGCCTACCACACGCCGGAAATAGCCCGGAATGTGCAGCAGGCTGGGGCGGCAGGCTACCTTCGCAAACCCTTTCCGAACGCCGAGCTGATCGCGATTGTGAAGATGCTTCTCCGCCAACACGTAAACGGCAAGTCTGAAATTTAG
- a CDS encoding ABC transporter permease: protein MRWKRLRAIARKEIIQVVRDWRSLVIIALMPIVMTLLYGYGVTLDIKHIPMYVFDREGSQRSQALLKGFQASEYFRIVKVVHDYPDVVRGINSGRCKFALIIPHDFSKRLAEGATVGVQALIDASDDNTANIIIGYSDGVVSRFSEQVQIEWLERQGITNIDPPLSVDARTWFNEDLESRAFILPGVIALVMAVIGTFLTALTIAREWERGTMEQLVSTPVTPLELVLGKLIPYFGIGMAATAMCAGLSTLWFEVPLRGHLTTLFGASALFLSVVLALGFWISVLARSQLVASQVAMVATFMPAFLLSGFIFPLDQMPAQIRFVSYFVPARYYDTILKGVFLKGVGVGELQFNFLALAGFAFLIASVAVLSFRKRID, encoded by the coding sequence ATGCGCTGGAAGCGACTGCGGGCGATCGCCCGCAAGGAAATCATCCAGGTCGTGCGCGACTGGCGCAGCCTGGTGATTATCGCCTTGATGCCGATCGTGATGACGCTGCTGTACGGCTACGGCGTTACGCTCGATATCAAGCACATTCCGATGTACGTCTTCGACCGCGAGGGCAGTCAGCGCAGCCAGGCTTTGCTCAAGGGATTTCAGGCTTCCGAGTATTTTCGTATCGTCAAGGTGGTTCACGACTATCCCGACGTCGTCCGCGGCATCAATTCGGGACGCTGTAAGTTTGCGCTGATCATACCTCACGATTTCTCAAAGCGTCTCGCCGAGGGCGCGACAGTCGGCGTACAGGCGCTGATCGACGCCAGTGACGACAACACCGCCAACATCATCATCGGTTACAGCGACGGGGTTGTCAGCCGATTCTCCGAGCAGGTCCAGATCGAATGGCTCGAGCGCCAGGGGATCACCAACATCGATCCGCCGCTGTCGGTCGACGCGCGGACATGGTTCAACGAGGACCTGGAAAGCCGCGCCTTTATCCTGCCGGGTGTAATCGCGCTCGTGATGGCGGTAATCGGGACGTTCCTCACCGCGCTCACGATCGCGCGCGAATGGGAGCGCGGCACGATGGAGCAGCTGGTCTCGACGCCGGTCACGCCGCTCGAACTCGTGCTCGGCAAGCTGATTCCTTATTTCGGGATCGGCATGGCCGCCACCGCGATGTGCGCGGGACTCAGCACCTTATGGTTCGAGGTTCCGCTGCGGGGCCATCTGACGACGCTGTTTGGCGCGTCCGCGCTCTTTCTGTCGGTCGTGCTCGCCCTGGGTTTCTGGATCTCGGTCCTGGCGCGCTCGCAGCTCGTCGCGAGCCAGGTGGCGATGGTGGCGACCTTCATGCCGGCGTTCCTGCTCTCGGGCTTCATCTTCCCGCTCGACCAGATGCCGGCGCAGATCAGATTTGTGAGCTACTTCGTGCCGGCCAGGTACTACGACACGATTCTCAAAGGGGTGTTTCTGAAGGGCGTCGGCGTCGGCGAGCTGCAGTTCAATTTTCTGGCGCTGGCGGGTTTCGCTTTCCTGATCGCGAGCGTCGCGGTGCTGAGCTTCCGCAAACGGATCGATTAG
- a CDS encoding sigma-54 dependent transcriptional regulator — translation MPINTTAAIEERRPQFDGNFSASSKDAGRTEPESAKAAASGQFHGLVGSNAAMRRLFRRIEAVAATRSTVLIVGESGTGKELVARAIHECGARRGSFVALNCAAIPRELVESELFGHRRGAFSGANADHPGLLRAAEGGTVFLDEVTEMSPDLQAKLLRAIQERTVRPVGSTKEIPIDVRIVASTNRDPAEAARSGQLRADLYYRLQVNVLEISPLRDRLDDVADLAQHFVRLMNERNEGLRSLVGIDADAMSALQAYDWPGNVRELGNTIESALTFGTCATVTLDDLPSRIVNAWRTAPTAIPSPTAAAPAPMAAAEERAGSYAEFERNAIASALERAGGNKVQAARILKISRKKLYDRIERYGISLASLARAANGSRLAQASAA, via the coding sequence ATGCCAATCAACACGACCGCGGCTATAGAAGAACGACGACCGCAGTTTGACGGGAATTTCTCTGCCAGCTCCAAGGATGCCGGGAGAACGGAGCCCGAATCAGCCAAGGCCGCGGCAAGCGGGCAGTTTCACGGCCTGGTCGGATCGAACGCCGCTATGCGTCGTCTGTTTCGCCGCATAGAAGCGGTCGCCGCCACCCGCTCGACCGTTCTTATCGTGGGCGAAAGCGGCACCGGCAAGGAGCTGGTGGCGCGCGCGATCCATGAGTGCGGCGCACGACGCGGATCCTTCGTTGCGCTCAACTGCGCAGCGATCCCAAGAGAACTCGTCGAAAGCGAACTGTTCGGCCATCGCCGAGGAGCTTTCAGCGGCGCCAATGCGGACCATCCGGGGCTGCTGCGCGCGGCGGAAGGCGGCACGGTCTTTCTGGACGAGGTTACGGAGATGAGCCCGGACCTTCAGGCGAAGCTGCTGCGCGCGATCCAGGAACGCACGGTGCGTCCAGTCGGCTCGACCAAGGAGATCCCGATCGACGTCCGGATCGTCGCCTCGACCAATCGCGATCCGGCCGAGGCCGCGCGCAGCGGTCAATTGCGCGCCGACCTCTATTATCGCCTGCAGGTCAACGTGCTGGAAATTTCGCCGCTGCGCGATCGCCTCGATGACGTTGCGGACCTGGCGCAGCATTTTGTCCGGTTGATGAACGAAAGAAACGAGGGCCTGAGATCGCTTGTCGGGATCGACGCGGACGCGATGTCCGCGCTGCAGGCGTACGATTGGCCGGGCAACGTCCGCGAGCTCGGCAACACCATCGAATCGGCTCTTACCTTCGGCACGTGCGCGACGGTCACGCTCGACGATCTGCCGAGCAGGATCGTTAACGCATGGCGGACAGCGCCGACAGCAATCCCGTCCCCCACGGCGGCCGCGCCGGCGCCGATGGCCGCGGCGGAGGAGCGCGCGGGCAGCTATGCCGAGTTCGAACGCAACGCCATCGCTTCCGCGCTCGAGCGCGCGGGCGGCAACAAGGTGCAAGCGGCGCGGATTCTGAAAATTTCCCGCAAGAAGCTGTACGACAGGATCGAGCGTTACGGAATTTCGCTCGCGAGCCTGGCCCGGGCGGCAAACGGAAGCCGCCTCGCGCAGGCCTCGGCGGCATAA